In Lagopus muta isolate bLagMut1 chromosome 20, bLagMut1 primary, whole genome shotgun sequence, the following proteins share a genomic window:
- the ADORA2B gene encoding adenosine receptor A2b, whose protein sequence is MCRNSRGGGFRRERGERAAAEHPRAERRDRPVPSRPDPSRPDRPRWPRGGRAPRWRAGGDCCRRSSDAPRGTGAAGSGGPRRGARRAPAAPHGPIGGAGHGNWAPGAAAPWPAGTCGGKSLLLVNLSSSSPWVLAMNTMKTTYIVLELIIAVLSIAGNVLVCWAVAINSTLKNATNYFLVSLAVADIAVGLLAIPFAITISIGFQVDFHSCLFFACFVLVLTQSSIFSLLAVAIDRYLAIKIPLRYNSLVTGKRARGLIAVLWLLSFVIGLTPLMGWNKAMSGCPNSTNETGADSGAGHHGCFISCLFENVVTMSYMVYFNFFGCVLLPLIIMLGIYIKIFMVACKQLHQIELMGNSRTTLQKEVHAAKSLAIIVGLFAFCWLPLHILNCITHFNEEFSKSKPEWVMYMAIILSHANSVINPIIYAYRIRDFRYTFRKIISKILCKTDDFPKCATDNNQHLTVTNMNAPAASVTI, encoded by the exons ATGTGCAGAAATAGCCGCGGCGGCGGTTTCCGCAGGGAGCGGGGCgagcgggcggcggcggagcaTCCCCGGGCGGAGCGGAGGGACCGTCCCGTCCCTTCCCGTCCCGATCCATCCCGTCCCGACCGGCCCCGATGGCCCCGCGGCGGCCGGGCCCCGCGGTGGAGGGCGGGCGGTGATTGCTGCCGGCGAAGCTCGGATGCCCCCCGGGGGACGGGGGCTGCGGGCAGCGGGGGGCCGAGGCGCGGGGCTCGGCGCGCCCCTGCGGCCCCCCACGGCCCCATCGGTGGGGCCGGACATGGGAATTGGGCTCCGGGAGCCGCTGCCCCGTGGCCTGCCGGTACCTGTGGCGGAAAGTCCCTTCTGCTTGTGAACCTTTCGAGCTCCTCGCCCTGGGTTCTCGCCATGAACACTATGAAAACCACCTACATCGTGCTGGAGCTCATCATCGCCGTGCTGTCCATCGCTGGCAACGTCCTGGTGTGCTGGGCCGTGGCCATCAACAGCACCTTGAAGAACGCGACCAACTATTTCCTGGTGTCTCTGGCAGTGGCTGATATCGCCGTGGGTTTGCTGGCAATCCCCTTTGCCATCACCATCAGCATCGGTTTCCAGGTGGATTTTCACAGCTGCCTCTTCTTCGCCTGCTTCGTGCTGGTGCTGACCCAAAGCTCCATCTTCAGCCTGCTGGCAGTGGCCATCGACCGGTACCTGGCCATCAAGATCCCCCTGAG GTACAACAGCCTGGTGACTGGCAAGCGGGCGCGAGGACTCATCGCTGTGCTGTGGCTCCTGTCCTTTGTGATCGGGCTGACCCCGCTGATGGGCTGGAACAAAGCCATGAGCGGTTGTCCCAACTCCACCAACGAGACAGGGGCTGACAGCGGGGCAGGGCACCACGGCTGCTTCATCTCGTGTCTCTTTGAGAATGTGGTGACTATGAGCTACATGGTGTACTTCAACTTCTTCGGCTGCGTGCTGCTTCCGCTCATCATCATGCTGGGAATCTACATCAAGATCTTCATGGTAGCCTGCAAGCAGCTGCATCAAATTGAGCTGATGGGCAACTCCAGGACCACTCTGCAGAAGGAGGTCCATGCAGCCAAGTCTCTGGCCATCATCGTAGGACTTTTTGCCTTCTGTTGGCTGCCCCTGCATATCTTGAACTGCATCACTCATTTCAACGAGGAGTTCTCCAAGTCCAAGCCAGAGTGGGTGATGTATATGGCCATCATCCTCTCACATGCCAACTCGGTCATCAACCCCATCATCTACGCCTACAGGATCAGGGACTTCCGCTACACCTTCCGCAAGATCATTTCCAAGATCCTCTGCAAGACAGACGACTTCCCCAAGTGCGCCACCGACAACAACCAGCACCTGACCGTCACCAACATGAACGCTCCGGCCGCCTCGGTGACCATATGA